Proteins co-encoded in one Chroococcidiopsis sp. TS-821 genomic window:
- a CDS encoding PotD/PotF family extracellular solute-binding protein, translated as MSRLFAHQFSRRTVLGAAMFAGASLLLKSCATDTATDTSSPTQGGGQFVTAAFPGTTETLTREKIVPEFTEATGTQASIVPLLAFEQVARLKASATNPPFDVVLLDDGQTNIAISEGLIQKFPADASENIKNIESAFLSPEGFAPIFYAQGVVLAYNTERIQTPPTSWEALSNSNLAGSAGLVSMNSVLGTSFMVELARTRGGGESNIEPAFAMLKEILPNVNGVAANPGALLTLFQQGEVDIAPMWHNDAAYLKTRGIPIEWTVPESGLVGARYSMNVVSNPRSGLDVAVSYIDVALSDEVQSYLASSPYFYVPANRNVQLAPEIAEQLQANTLSEFMQRVSILDWKTINTQRSAWIERFNREVQA; from the coding sequence ATGTCAAGGTTATTTGCTCATCAGTTTTCGCGTCGTACTGTCCTCGGTGCTGCTATGTTTGCAGGAGCAAGTTTATTGCTCAAAAGTTGTGCTACTGATACAGCTACGGATACATCGTCACCCACTCAAGGTGGCGGACAGTTTGTGACAGCAGCGTTTCCCGGGACAACCGAAACATTGACTCGCGAAAAAATCGTCCCTGAGTTTACTGAGGCTACAGGAACGCAAGCAAGTATTGTACCGTTATTAGCATTTGAGCAAGTCGCGCGTCTCAAAGCATCTGCAACGAATCCACCGTTTGATGTGGTGTTGCTAGATGATGGACAGACGAATATCGCCATTAGCGAGGGTTTAATTCAAAAATTTCCCGCAGATGCGAGTGAGAATATTAAAAATATTGAGTCTGCGTTTCTGAGTCCTGAAGGTTTTGCGCCTATTTTTTATGCGCAAGGAGTTGTGCTGGCTTACAACACAGAAAGAATCCAAACTCCACCAACATCTTGGGAAGCTTTGTCGAACAGCAATCTTGCTGGTAGTGCTGGCTTGGTGAGTATGAATAGCGTACTTGGAACGAGCTTTATGGTCGAGTTAGCACGCACGCGGGGAGGCGGTGAATCGAATATTGAACCCGCGTTCGCTATGCTCAAAGAAATTTTACCGAATGTGAATGGTGTTGCCGCAAATCCTGGCGCATTGTTGACGTTGTTTCAACAAGGAGAAGTTGACATTGCACCGATGTGGCATAACGATGCTGCGTATTTGAAAACTCGTGGTATACCAATCGAGTGGACAGTTCCCGAATCCGGACTTGTTGGGGCACGTTACAGCATGAACGTTGTGAGCAATCCCCGATCGGGTCTAGATGTAGCGGTTTCGTATATTGATGTAGCGCTTTCTGACGAAGTGCAGTCGTATCTTGCGAGTAGTCCCTATTTCTACGTTCCGGCAAATAGAAATGTACAGTTAGCACCTGAGATTGCTGAACAGCTACAAGCAAATACATTAAGTGAGTTTATGCAAAGGGTAAGTATTTTAGATTGGAAAACGATTAATACGCAGCGATCGGCGTGGATTGAGCGGTTTAATCGAGAGGTACAGGCATAA
- a CDS encoding hydroxyisourate hydrolase, whose translation MAGGISIHVVDVTRGLPAAGMVVEIFKVGGDKIAAGVLSHQGVLDHSVVRGENVEPGNYEVVFHIGEFYHQLDYALSEEFPFLDVRFALALVTLSNIIIFHLNHLGVFRCFAVDS comes from the coding sequence ATGGCTGGTGGAATTTCAATTCATGTTGTTGATGTGACGCGGGGATTACCGGCGGCTGGAATGGTAGTGGAGATTTTTAAAGTTGGTGGCGATAAGATTGCGGCAGGTGTGTTATCGCACCAAGGCGTGTTAGATCATTCTGTGGTTCGTGGTGAAAATGTTGAGCCTGGTAACTACGAAGTTGTCTTTCATATCGGTGAGTTTTACCATCAGCTTGATTACGCTTTATCTGAAGAATTTCCATTTTTAGATGTTCGTTTCGCTTTGGCGTTAGTGACGTTGAGCAACATTATCATCTTCCACTTAAATCACCTTGGGGTTTTTCGCTGCTTCGCGGTGGATAGTTAA
- a CDS encoding ABC transporter permease, whose protein sequence is MSNTTTVRASSSQADKLDRVSFNWVMWGIAIFSLIVLTMPTLVVLIASFSSAQTLRFPPTGFSLQWYIALFDYPELWSAAITSFQAALWTTLICIVLGVCASLAMAGSRARWVAAMDALVMSPLALPGIAVGLGILTYFSLLGIRLSLITLVISHVVICIPYLLRTTLASLIQLGTSLREASTVLGASPVYTFFHVTLPLIKQGVITGAFMAFLTSFDNITVSLFLSDARTEVLPIRMWSMIENDLDVRAAAISGILIAITALLMVLMERVSGLSKFLVKS, encoded by the coding sequence GTGTCAAATACCACAACAGTACGCGCTTCCTCAAGTCAGGCTGATAAATTAGACCGCGTATCTTTTAATTGGGTCATGTGGGGCATTGCGATTTTTAGTCTCATTGTTCTCACAATGCCAACTTTAGTTGTCTTAATTGCTTCATTTAGTTCAGCGCAAACGTTACGCTTTCCTCCCACAGGTTTTTCATTGCAGTGGTATATCGCGTTGTTCGACTATCCAGAATTATGGTCGGCTGCGATAACTAGTTTTCAAGCGGCGTTGTGGACAACGTTAATTTGTATCGTACTCGGTGTTTGTGCTTCTTTAGCAATGGCAGGCAGTCGCGCCCGCTGGGTAGCCGCAATGGATGCACTCGTGATGTCGCCTTTGGCGTTACCTGGTATTGCCGTAGGCTTGGGAATTCTGACTTATTTCAGTTTACTGGGAATCAGACTTTCCTTAATTACGCTTGTGATTAGTCACGTTGTCATTTGTATTCCTTACTTGCTGCGCACAACACTCGCAAGTTTGATTCAACTGGGAACATCGCTGCGCGAAGCTTCAACTGTACTAGGTGCAAGTCCCGTGTATACCTTCTTTCACGTCACGCTACCGCTGATTAAACAAGGGGTGATTACAGGCGCATTTATGGCATTTTTGACTTCGTTTGACAATATTACGGTTTCCTTGTTTTTATCCGATGCGCGTACCGAAGTTTTACCAATTCGGATGTGGTCAATGATTGAAAATGATTTAGATGTCCGCGCCGCCGCGATTTCAGGAATTTTAATCGCGATCACGGCGTTGTTGATGGTATTGATGGAGCGGGTTTCGGGTTTATCTAAGTTCTTGGTTAAGTCTTAA
- a CDS encoding ABC transporter permease, translating to MTAKLFAPREWQLALPLAIFLHLFYVAPLAVLLASSFQTAPDVPSFTLAQYWQFFQDAVNRKVLLDTFWLGVQVTLACLLFGYPVAYIYANAPAKWKGLLTFLILLPLLTSSVVRTFGWVVILGRQGLVNSLLQGIGFIEDPVRLLFTHQGVAIAMTQIQLPLMILPIVASLAQIDPRLAAASASLGGGAWRTFWKITFPLTLPGIISGCLLVFAITVSSFVTPSIIGGGQIMYMPTLIYQQGVVLLNRSFAATISAILLVMVLIVVFGLSSLGQKSRDYVR from the coding sequence ATGACTGCAAAGTTATTTGCCCCACGAGAATGGCAACTAGCACTACCACTCGCCATTTTCTTACATTTATTCTACGTCGCGCCTTTGGCTGTTTTACTGGCATCAAGCTTTCAAACCGCGCCTGATGTCCCTAGCTTTACTTTGGCGCAATATTGGCAATTCTTCCAAGATGCTGTAAATCGCAAGGTTCTACTCGATACGTTTTGGTTAGGAGTGCAAGTAACACTTGCTTGTTTGTTGTTTGGCTATCCTGTCGCGTATATTTATGCAAATGCACCCGCGAAGTGGAAAGGACTTTTGACTTTTTTGATTCTGTTACCGCTGCTTACCAGTTCGGTAGTGCGGACTTTCGGCTGGGTTGTCATTTTAGGAAGACAAGGACTCGTCAATTCGCTGCTACAAGGCATAGGGTTCATCGAAGACCCAGTTAGGTTACTGTTTACGCATCAAGGAGTCGCGATCGCCATGACGCAAATTCAGCTACCTTTGATGATTTTGCCCATCGTTGCATCGCTAGCACAAATCGACCCGCGACTCGCCGCAGCATCAGCAAGTTTAGGTGGCGGCGCTTGGCGGACATTTTGGAAAATTACTTTTCCGCTGACATTACCTGGAATCATTTCCGGTTGCTTGCTTGTATTTGCCATTACCGTCAGTTCGTTCGTGACTCCCTCGATTATTGGTGGCGGGCAAATTATGTATATGCCAACGCTGATTTATCAGCAAGGTGTTGTGCTGTTAAACCGCTCGTTTGCAGCAACTATCTCTGCAATTTTACTTGTCATGGTCTTAATTGTTGTCTTTGGACTCAGTAGTTTGGGTCAGAAAAGTCGTGATTACGTTCGCTAG
- a CDS encoding extracellular solute-binding protein → MTRRAVLGAGLFIGSSLILKGCQNATDSVSSTQELIVTTYGGSWEEGHRRELASSFTKAHNANVRVISEPGLEAVAKVIAARTSPPYDVILIPEGPMFTAQAEGVLQEFPQDASQNYASILPQYRNQGLAPMVASQVLGIAYNPERIKNPPRSLLELWHSEYRDRVGIPSLESGLGTTFFVELARLEGGSENDAEGAFRKLTQLRPNLAAVAPNPGSLATLLQQGEIDIAPHWFDYVSGIRSKGASVEWVAPTEELASSSSSLQIVRNSGATELAAAYIDTALSLEVQSAMAQPPYNFVPTHQDAPIPEELAQKLGKSPSDRLDEVVFIPDWQAINPNRSAWIERFDREVKI, encoded by the coding sequence ATGACTCGCCGCGCCGTGCTTGGTGCAGGACTTTTTATTGGTTCTAGTTTGATATTAAAAGGATGTCAAAACGCAACAGATTCGGTATCAAGTACGCAAGAATTAATTGTGACAACTTATGGTGGTTCTTGGGAAGAGGGGCATCGTCGCGAACTTGCAAGTTCATTTACAAAAGCGCATAACGCGAATGTGCGCGTGATTTCTGAACCAGGTTTAGAAGCTGTAGCTAAAGTGATTGCCGCGCGGACATCACCGCCGTATGACGTGATTTTGATTCCTGAAGGACCAATGTTTACGGCACAAGCAGAAGGCGTTCTGCAAGAATTTCCGCAAGATGCAAGTCAAAATTATGCCAGTATTTTGCCGCAGTATCGCAATCAAGGATTAGCCCCAATGGTGGCGTCGCAAGTTTTGGGAATTGCTTATAATCCCGAACGAATAAAAAATCCACCGCGATCGCTATTAGAACTTTGGCATTCAGAGTATCGCGATCGCGTCGGGATTCCTTCGTTAGAAAGCGGGTTGGGAACGACGTTTTTTGTCGAACTGGCGCGCTTAGAGGGGGGAAGTGAAAATGACGCGGAAGGTGCCTTTCGCAAGTTAACGCAGCTTCGTCCGAATCTAGCGGCGGTTGCGCCCAATCCAGGAAGTTTAGCAACGTTGTTACAACAGGGTGAAATTGATATCGCGCCGCATTGGTTCGACTATGTAAGCGGTATTCGTAGTAAAGGAGCCAGTGTCGAGTGGGTTGCTCCTACCGAAGAACTAGCTTCATCGAGTTCCTCATTGCAAATTGTGAGAAACTCCGGCGCGACGGAACTTGCAGCAGCTTACATTGATACAGCACTTTCGTTAGAAGTGCAAAGTGCGATGGCGCAGCCACCTTATAACTTTGTTCCCACGCACCAAGACGCGCCGATTCCAGAAGAACTCGCGCAAAAATTGGGGAAAAGTCCGAGCGATCGCTTAGATGAAGTGGTCTTTATTCCAGATTGGCAAGCAATTAACCCTAATCGTTCAGCTTGGATTGAGCGTTTTGATCGAGAGGTAAAAATATAA